The window TTCCCCTCGCCCTACCGACTCGAGCCACCCTCTTCGACGAGCGTCTGAAAGTTCTCGAAGACCCGCACCGCGTTCACGTCGGCGAAGTCGTGTTCGGTCTCCGTCCAGCCGAAATCCGCCTCGAGCCGATCGCGCAGATCGGCCGTGAACTCTGGGTGGAACTGCGTCGTCCACAGCGGCGCATCGCGGTGGCGGGTGGCGAACGCGGGATAGTACGACGCGCTCGCGATCGGTTCCAGCCCCAAACCGAGTTCAGTGACGACGTCGCCGTGTACCGCCGGAAAAATGGGTTCGACGTCGTCGAAGAGCGGATCCTCCGCGAGGTCGGCAGTGACGAGCTTGGACGTCGTTTCTCCGGCTTCGACGGTGCCGCCGAGTGCCGCGTTGACGATCTGGTGGCCGAAACAGACGCCCAGCGTTGGAATTTCGCGCTCGAGCAGGTCGCGAACGAGCGATTCCTGGTCGGCGATCCACGGTTGGTCGTCGACCTCGTACACGCCAGCGGTGCTCCCGGTGAGGATGACACCGTCGACGCCCTCGAATGCGGGTCGCTCACCGGCCGGGAAGTCACACTCGAGCGCGTTCGGAACGTACGACGCGAGCGCGTCACAGTGGTAGGCGTACTCGTCGTCGACCTCGTTGTGGACGACGAGGATCGTCGGGTCGGCCATCGTTCACC of the Natronosalvus vescus genome contains:
- a CDS encoding type 1 glutamine amidotransferase; amino-acid sequence: MADPTILVVHNEVDDEYAYHCDALASYVPNALECDFPAGERPAFEGVDGVILTGSTAGVYEVDDQPWIADQESLVRDLLEREIPTLGVCFGHQIVNAALGGTVEAGETTSKLVTADLAEDPLFDDVEPIFPAVHGDVVTELGLGLEPIASASYYPAFATRHRDAPLWTTQFHPEFTADLRDRLEADFGWTETEHDFADVNAVRVFENFQTLVEEGGSSR